Below is a genomic region from Isosphaeraceae bacterium EP7.
CGGCTTCCGGGCTTCTCGCCGGAGGGCAGAAGTTCCTCAACCGGCGGTTCCTCGGTGCCCACGAACTGGGCGAAAAACCGGCGCTCGGACAGGAGCTGGTGAACCATGATGGTGCGGATCGAATTGCACTTCTCGTGCGGCGAGAATTCAAGCATCCCATCCGGCACTGCCCGCCACATGCTGACCGCCTTGTTGGTTTCGCTGACATAAGTCGTTATGGCATTCTGGAAAACGGGATCAGCGGCTTGCGGGACCTCATCATCGGATATCGCCGTGAAGTCGTAGTGCATGGCTGAACTCGGTAGGAGTCTCTGGGTCGGGAGACCTGGCCATTTTCGCCCTCAAGGCGGCCTGAGTCGAGGGGAGCCGAAAGTTGTGGGCCGGATGACCGACGCCCCAACTGCAAGAGCCTCAATTCACATTCGACGCCTGGCCAGCCCTTCCACCAGGACACGGGTTCATCAGCGTGCGTGTCGCCGGCGGCTGGAGCCGGTATGCTGTCGGTCCCCTAAAGCTGAGGAGCTATGATGCGAAGACTCCGTCGAGCGGTTGTGGTCGGGATTTTGATGCTGGTCGTCGGTGCTCCGGCGACTCTGGCTTTCGACGACGGGAAAACGCCCTGGAAGGCCGGGACGGCCACGGTCAAGATCACGCCCGAGCGGCCAGTGACCTTGCTCGGCTACACCACCCGCAAGGGGCCGTTTGAAGCGGTATCCGACGATCTGTCGGCCCGCGCGTTGGCTCTGGAGGATGCACAGGGCCGCCGCGCGGTGATCGTCGCGGCAGACCTGGTTGCGTTACAGTCCGCCATCGTCACCGACGCCGTGACGCGCCGGATCGCCGAGCGGACGGGCCTGGGCCGCGAACGGCTGATCTTCAACGCCTCGCACACCCACACCGGGCCGGTCGTCAGCCTGGAACCGAACCTGAAGCTCAACGTCGCCCACCCGGACATGACGCCCGAGCAGGCCGAGGTGACGATCGCCTACACCCGCCGGCTGCAGGACCAACTCGTCGAGTTGGTGGAACGTGCCCTGGCCGACTTGAAGCCGGCAAAGCTCTCCTGGGCGACCGGCCGCACGAAGGTCCCCACGAGTCGGCGACTCCCCAAGCCGGAAGGGGTCATCATGTCGCCGAACCCGGCCGCCCCGGTTGACGACGCGGTCCCAGTCCTGCGGGTCGACTCGCCGGAAGGGAAGCCCCAGGCCGTGGTCTTCGGCTGCTCCTGCCATGCCGTGGCCGCCGGTTTCCAGAACGCCATCAGTGCCGATTACCCCGGCTACGCCAGAGCCGTCATCGAGGAGCGTCACCCCGGCGCGACGACCCTGTTCCTGGCCGGGTGCGGCGGCGATGCCAACCCGGAGCCTCGCGGCACGATCGAACAGGCCAGGACGCACGGCGAGGCGCTGGGCCAAGAGGTTTGCCGGGTACTCGAAGGGACGCTCGCTACCGTCGACGGGCCACTTCAGGTCGCTTATTCGCAGGTGGACCTGCCTCTCCAGCAACTGTCCCGCGAACAGATCGAGGGCTACCGGGATCGCCCGAACTTCCAGGCGTGGCAGGCCCGGCACATGCTCGAAGTGCTGGACGCGGGCGAAAAGCTGCCGACTCAATACACGGCGCCGGTGGCGGTCTGGCGGTTCGGCAAGAACCTGACGCTGGCGGCGTTGCCGGGCGAGCCGGTCGCCGAGTACGCGACGCTGCTCCGCAAGGCACTCGGTTCGGACGGGCTCTGGATCTCTGGCTACAACAACGACTGCTTCGGCTATTTGCCCTCCGCAAAGGTGGTCGCCGAAGGAGGCCACGAGGCGATCGGCGTGACGCTCTGGGCGTGGAGTCGGAACCTGAACTCCATGGTCGGCTTCTTCGAGCCTCGCGTTCAGGATGTGGTTGTTGACGCAGTGCGTCGACTGGCGAAGGAGGCTGGAGACGGGACTGGCGTGAAGTAAGAATCGCAGTCCACCCAAGAGGGCTCGCTCCTGCCTCGCGTACTATCTTCATACGGAAAATTTGCAGCCCCGCAAATTTTCCGTATGAAGGCCGGGGCTGGTGTAGCTCTCTGTGTCTATCCGGCAATCATCTTCGGTTTTCTCGGGGAGCTGCAGGCAATCGACTCGGCTGGATTGTCATTCAAGAGAATGAGCATACTATGCATCAAGCATACCTTGATGATCGCCTCGCTCGACTCCACGCGCCGCTCATGGCCCCGACTATTGCGGCGAGATCTCCCCAGCCAGGCGATGGTCCGCTCCGCGACCCGGCGGTGATGCAGCAGGACGAATCCCTTCACCCCCGCCGGGCGGTCCACCACCTTGTGGACGGGGATGAGAGGCTCGCCGATGGCCCACGTCTCGTCGCTGAGGTCGGATGAGTAGGCCCTACGCATCGAGGCATGCCTTCTCGCCGGTGTGCCGTGCGGGGACGATCGTCCCGGCAAGAGTTTGCGGCGATCCTGAATGACCGGATAGCCTCTCACTTCGGCAACACCGGCACCGCCGCCAGCATCAAGACGACGATCCACACCGCCCCATGGTCCGCCCGCAGATCGGAGATAGGCTCGCGACGAAGGAGCCGCGGCACCCCACCGCTTCGATCCGGCTTATCGCGTCGCTCGAAGTGAGGACCGGCATCCGTCAACCGAATGACCCCACCGCTTCGCTCTGAAGAACTGAGGAAGAGCGATCGCCGGGCGAAGGATCATTGACACGCCCCAGGCAGCGGTTGAATGTCTTCATCGTGGCAAGCAGCAAGGCGAGCGCGATGCCGCTATAGGCGAGGATCCAGAAGACCATCCAGGCGGTCTGGGCCCCCAACTCGTAAGCGGGCCTATGACCAGCCAGCAGCGAGCTGTAGAGGCCGACGCCCATCAGCGGACTCCCTGCCTGAACGCCATTGACGATGCCCCCGACGTTCCCTCCGAAGATGAAATGGGCCAGTGGGATGATGAGGACAACGGTCAGCGGGATCCAGCCGAGGCACATCATCGTATAGAGCCCAACCGTCGTCCCCACCGCCTGGCTCAGCCGCGGCATCCAGGTCGCCAGGGCCAGGCCCAGGCTGGTGATCGCCGCAGCATAGGCGAGGATTAGGGCGACCACAGGTGCCACGCCCCAGAAATGCCCGGATCCGAAGCTGAGCGCGAATGTCAGCATCGTCGGCAGGATCAGCAGCCCCGACACCGTCCGGAAGGTGCCCCACCACTTGCCCCAGACGATCGACCGGGTGGAGAGCGGCGTGGCCATCAGCACGTCGAGGCTGCCCCGCTGCCGCTCCTCGGCCAGGCTCGTCGCGGCCGAGACGCTGAGCATCAGCAGCCCGCCCGCGGTCTGAAGGGCATTAACCACGGAGCCGAACTCGCGACCCCACAATTGGCCGTCAATGATGAGGCTGATGGAATACAAGCCGAAGCCTCCGCAGAGCAGGATATAGATCCCCCACACCGCCAGCGCCCAGCGTGACGGCCGCTTCCTCCGGCACTCGAGCCACAGCACCGGATTGCGGTCCAGCGACGGCATGGGTACGAGCCGGCGATAGAACCGACGAAGGTTGCCTGGTTCGGGGTCGATCAACCGTCTCGATGCGCGCTCGACCTGTCCAAGCTGGCGGATGACGACCCTCCGGATCTGCCAGGTCGCGATCCCGGCCAGGCCTGCCGAGACCGAAAGTCCAAGCCCCAGGAACCTAGCATGCGTCCACTGCGTGATCGGTCGCATGCCGGGCGGCGTCCGGTTGAACACCGAGAGCACCAGGAAGATCGGATGATAGTTCATCAGTTCCATGAGCGTCGGGAGCCACGACGGCCACCACGGCGGGTTCCGCCCACCCCAGAATCCCAGCATGAGCGGAACCGACAGCAGATAGAGGACGCCGAAGGCGTAGGTCGCCAGCAGCACCTCGTGCGTCTTCCGCCCCCAGACCGAGAGCGTCAAGGCCAGGGTGCAGCCGAAGATGGCGCAGGAAAGCACCACCAGCAGGGCACCCACCAGTCCGACCGGGTCGATGCCGCCGAAGAGTGTGGCGATCGACAACACAGGTGCGGCGCAGAGGATCAACCCCAGCACCGGCACCAGCCTCGATGCCAGCTTGCCCAGCACGATCTCCGCGTCGGATAGATCCGTGGCGAAGAGCAGCGTGAGGTTCCCACTCGCCTTGTCCTGGCAGATCGAACCGGCCGCGGCCGCCGGGGCCGCCAGGCTGATCAGCCCGAGCAGGAGCAAGGCCGTCGAGCCGTAGAACGCCTTGCCGATGTCCGCCTGCTGCTGGAAAGACATCTCGCCCGACGGCGAATCGATCCATACCAACGACATCGCCGTGAGCAAGACCAGCACAATCACCGACCGCATTGCATAGGCTTGCCACCGCCGCGCAGTCATCAGCCATTCGAAGGCAAAGACCGGCCCCAGCCCGACGCGAATCGCCATGTCCCCGCCCTCCAGTTCACTTCGCAGCTTCCGCCAAGCTTTGCGAGGCAAAGTCTCATTGTCAAGAGGGGGGATATTGCGATATTTCACATCCTGCACGCATCAGAGACAATGACTCATCAGAGGCGAACGCATCGCGGCTCGAGGGGCGTAAGCCGGTAGAAGGCGGGCCGGAGGCGACGACCAATCCCGGTTGCCCCGACTCCCTGCTGATCCACGATCCATCGGGCACGGATGGCGTGGTCCGCGGCCGAGGCGCAACACCGCGTCCGGCCAGTTATGATCTCGAGCCGTCAGCCCCGCAGACTCGCCTTCCTCCCGTGCGGAGAGGTTATGAGCCGAATCCGCAGCTCCATCGCGACGGGACTTTTCCTGCTCATCGCCCGCGAGGCAATCGCCGAGGTGCCCCGTTTTAAGATGCAGCAGATCGACGCGAATGTCGGCGAGGTCTGCTACGCGCTTTGCCTCGCGGATGTGAACGGCGACGGGCGGCAGGACGTCATTGCCGCGACCGAGGATGCCGTCCTCTGGTATGCCAACCCAACCTGGAAGCGTGAGACGATCCTGCGAGAGCAAACCAAGCCGGACAATGTCTGCATCCAGGCCGGCGACGTCGACGGCGACGGGAGGGTCGATTTCGCGGTCGGCTCGGGCTGGGGGCCGCTCGGCTTGAGGGGCACCGAAAGCCTGACCTGGCTGTCGAGGGAGAAGGGATCGGATCGTTGGCGTGTCCATCACGTGGCGCCGGTCCCTTCGTTGCACCGCCTCAGGTTCGGCGATGTTCTCG
It encodes:
- a CDS encoding neutral/alkaline non-lysosomal ceramidase N-terminal domain-containing protein, with amino-acid sequence MRRLRRAVVVGILMLVVGAPATLAFDDGKTPWKAGTATVKITPERPVTLLGYTTRKGPFEAVSDDLSARALALEDAQGRRAVIVAADLVALQSAIVTDAVTRRIAERTGLGRERLIFNASHTHTGPVVSLEPNLKLNVAHPDMTPEQAEVTIAYTRRLQDQLVELVERALADLKPAKLSWATGRTKVPTSRRLPKPEGVIMSPNPAAPVDDAVPVLRVDSPEGKPQAVVFGCSCHAVAAGFQNAISADYPGYARAVIEERHPGATTLFLAGCGGDANPEPRGTIEQARTHGEALGQEVCRVLEGTLATVDGPLQVAYSQVDLPLQQLSREQIEGYRDRPNFQAWQARHMLEVLDAGEKLPTQYTAPVAVWRFGKNLTLAALPGEPVAEYATLLRKALGSDGLWISGYNNDCFGYLPSAKVVAEGGHEAIGVTLWAWSRNLNSMVGFFEPRVQDVVVDAVRRLAKEAGDGTGVK
- a CDS encoding ABC transporter permease subunit yields the protein MAIRVGLGPVFAFEWLMTARRWQAYAMRSVIVLVLLTAMSLVWIDSPSGEMSFQQQADIGKAFYGSTALLLLGLISLAAPAAAAGSICQDKASGNLTLLFATDLSDAEIVLGKLASRLVPVLGLILCAAPVLSIATLFGGIDPVGLVGALLVVLSCAIFGCTLALTLSVWGRKTHEVLLATYAFGVLYLLSVPLMLGFWGGRNPPWWPSWLPTLMELMNYHPIFLVLSVFNRTPPGMRPITQWTHARFLGLGLSVSAGLAGIATWQIRRVVIRQLGQVERASRRLIDPEPGNLRRFYRRLVPMPSLDRNPVLWLECRRKRPSRWALAVWGIYILLCGGFGLYSISLIIDGQLWGREFGSVVNALQTAGGLLMLSVSAATSLAEERQRGSLDVLMATPLSTRSIVWGKWWGTFRTVSGLLILPTMLTFALSFGSGHFWGVAPVVALILAYAAAITSLGLALATWMPRLSQAVGTTVGLYTMMCLGWIPLTVVLIIPLAHFIFGGNVGGIVNGVQAGSPLMGVGLYSSLLAGHRPAYELGAQTAWMVFWILAYSGIALALLLATMKTFNRCLGRVNDPSPGDRSSSVLQSEAVGSFG